Proteins co-encoded in one Prevotella sp. E13-27 genomic window:
- a CDS encoding glutamine--tRNA ligase/YqeY domain fusion protein gives MAENGTAERLNANGALEGGKSEEKKSVSFVEQIVIDDLAAGKNGGRLQTRFPPEPNGYLHIGHAKAIAIDFGLAKKYGGECNLRFDDTNPVKEDTEYIENIENDIKWLGFEWAHVYYASDYFQQLWDFAVWLIKQGRAYVDEQSAEVIAQQKGTTTSPGTNSPFRDRPVEENLRLFEFMNSGQCEPGTLVLRAKIDMAHPNMLFRDPLIYRVLNIPHVKTGTKWNAYPMYDFTHGQCDYLEGVTHSWCTLEFVEHRPLYDLFVTWMKEWKGETDNIEDNRPRQTEFNKLNLNYTLMSKRNLLALVNEKLVNGWDDPRMPTICGFRRRGYSPESIVKFIDKIGYTKLDALNDMALLESVVRDDLNSRAIRVSAVLDPVKVVITNYPEGQVEQLTAINNPENEADGTHTVEFSREIWIERDDFMEVAEKKFMRLAPGKEVRLKNAYIIKCDEEHPCDKDAEGNVTTIYCTYDPETRSGLPGADRKIKGKTLHWVSCAHAVKAEVRLYDRLWKVENPRDDMAAIREEQNCDAVTAMKQIINPDSLHILSNCYIEPYAATMPALSYLQFQRIGYFNVDPDSTAECPVFNKTVGLKDTWKK, from the coding sequence ATGGCAGAAAATGGAACAGCAGAGCGCCTGAACGCAAACGGAGCGCTCGAAGGAGGAAAAAGCGAAGAAAAGAAATCGGTGAGTTTCGTTGAGCAGATTGTCATAGACGATCTTGCTGCAGGTAAGAACGGCGGAAGGCTTCAGACACGTTTTCCACCAGAGCCCAACGGCTATCTGCACATTGGCCATGCAAAGGCCATAGCCATAGACTTCGGCCTTGCCAAGAAGTATGGCGGCGAGTGTAACCTCCGTTTCGATGATACAAACCCCGTGAAGGAGGACACGGAATACATAGAGAATATAGAGAACGACATCAAGTGGCTCGGATTTGAGTGGGCTCACGTCTATTATGCCAGCGACTATTTCCAGCAGCTGTGGGACTTCGCCGTATGGCTCATTAAGCAGGGACGCGCCTATGTTGACGAGCAGAGCGCAGAGGTTATTGCCCAGCAGAAGGGTACCACCACATCGCCAGGCACTAACTCGCCGTTCCGTGACCGTCCGGTAGAGGAGAACCTCCGTCTGTTCGAGTTCATGAACAGCGGACAGTGCGAGCCAGGCACACTGGTGCTTCGTGCAAAGATTGACATGGCTCACCCCAACATGCTGTTCCGCGACCCGCTGATCTATCGTGTGCTGAACATTCCACACGTAAAGACCGGCACAAAATGGAATGCATACCCCATGTATGACTTCACCCACGGACAGTGCGACTACCTGGAGGGGGTAACACACTCTTGGTGCACATTGGAATTCGTAGAACACCGTCCCCTGTACGACCTCTTCGTTACCTGGATGAAGGAATGGAAGGGCGAAACAGACAATATTGAAGACAATCGTCCTCGACAGACAGAGTTCAATAAGCTGAACCTGAACTATACGCTTATGTCGAAGCGTAACCTGTTGGCACTTGTCAACGAGAAACTGGTTAACGGATGGGACGACCCACGAATGCCGACTATCTGCGGCTTCCGCCGTCGCGGCTATTCACCAGAAAGCATCGTTAAGTTCATAGACAAGATTGGCTATACCAAGCTCGACGCGCTTAACGACATGGCTCTGCTGGAAAGCGTTGTACGCGACGATCTTAACTCACGCGCCATCAGAGTATCGGCCGTGCTTGACCCTGTGAAGGTGGTCATAACCAACTATCCTGAGGGACAGGTAGAGCAGCTCACAGCCATTAACAACCCAGAGAACGAGGCCGACGGCACACACACAGTTGAGTTCTCACGCGAGATATGGATTGAGCGCGACGACTTCATGGAGGTGGCAGAGAAGAAGTTCATGCGTCTGGCTCCTGGAAAGGAAGTAAGATTAAAGAACGCATACATTATTAAATGCGACGAAGAGCACCCCTGCGACAAGGATGCAGAGGGCAACGTAACGACTATCTACTGCACATACGACCCAGAGACACGCAGCGGACTGCCTGGAGCAGACCGTAAGATCAAGGGAAAGACACTTCACTGGGTGAGCTGCGCACATGCTGTAAAGGCTGAGGTGCGCCTCTACGACCGTCTGTGGAAGGTAGAGAATCCTCGCGACGACATGGCGGCTATACGCGAAGAGCAGAACTGCGATGCCGTAACTGCCATGAAGCAGATCATTAACCCTGACTCACTGCACATTCTGAGCAACTGCTACATAGAGCCATACGCAGCAACAATGCCAGCACTGTCATACCTGCAGTTCCAGCGTATAGGATACTTCAACGTTGACCCTGACTCAACAGCTGAATGCCCTGTATTCAACAAGACCGTAGGACTGAAGGATACGTGGAAGAAGTAA
- a CDS encoding site-specific DNA-methyltransferase — protein sequence MAKSLIEELPRIVSEGRREAAQILERLSSGTQIGLQTNELVLPSKDVSGLFKGSTPQIPNAFNMAGGNGEWMNRLIYGDNLLAMQALLAGDAQTGLPSLRGKVDLIYIDPPFDSKADYRTSITLPNGTVQQKPTVLEQFGYVDLWEEGTISYLKYIYPRLSLMKELLSDRGSIYIHIDWHVSHYVKILLDDIFGKENFRNEIIWYYSTLGRPKDRFALKHDNIFYYGKSVNTFFNEKDARIPYSQQYIDSHFRDRDEQGKQCRRRFDAGKWRVYYPDEGMIPNDVWEIPYENSMSKERVNYATQKPIALLERIIKSSSKEGDLICDFFGGSGTTASVAERLNRRWVTGDIGKPASLVMRKRFIDQEVKPFLYQSIGDYQKEAFKNNKRYKHVGDLSQVVLGLYGALPFTPEQTNDRNFGYIKGTRTLVMVDSPNRLTTAATIRKAVEAKASLLGGDWEKVVVLGWNFAFDISQAIQKYENSKVEVLVIPPDLLDKLAKKGYKKLVDDRSVRFSSLQYLVAKPVNVTSQGENDELDIELENYVLLSPDNIPLDDKDKEKLQQVLEQDPLSLIEYWSIDPDYDGVTFRSTWQDYRENMENDNDPLHCVYKTRLRVPHKDSRQVCIKAVDVFGFESQVVESV from the coding sequence ATGGCTAAATCGTTAATAGAGGAACTGCCCCGAATTGTGAGCGAGGGCAGACGTGAGGCTGCACAGATACTGGAGCGGCTAAGTAGTGGTACGCAGATTGGTTTGCAGACCAATGAACTGGTGTTACCAAGTAAGGATGTGAGCGGACTGTTCAAAGGCAGTACGCCACAGATTCCCAATGCCTTTAATATGGCTGGAGGCAATGGTGAATGGATGAACCGCCTCATCTATGGCGATAATCTTTTGGCTATGCAGGCGCTTCTTGCAGGTGATGCCCAGACAGGACTCCCCTCGCTTCGTGGTAAGGTTGACCTTATTTATATTGACCCACCTTTTGATTCCAAGGCAGATTATCGAACAAGTATAACTCTACCGAATGGGACAGTACAGCAAAAGCCAACTGTTTTAGAACAATTTGGATATGTAGATTTGTGGGAAGAGGGAACTATAAGTTATCTGAAATACATTTATCCCAGATTGTCATTAATGAAAGAATTGCTCTCAGATAGAGGCTCTATATACATCCATATTGATTGGCATGTTTCTCATTACGTTAAAATCTTATTAGATGACATATTTGGCAAAGAGAATTTCAGAAACGAAATAATCTGGTATTATTCTACGCTAGGTCGTCCAAAAGATCGTTTCGCATTAAAGCACGATAACATTTTTTATTATGGCAAGAGTGTCAATACTTTCTTCAATGAAAAGGATGCAAGGATTCCTTATTCTCAGCAATATATTGATTCCCACTTTAGGGATAGGGATGAGCAAGGGAAACAATGTCGTAGGCGTTTTGATGCGGGAAAGTGGCGAGTCTATTATCCTGATGAAGGAATGATACCTAATGACGTATGGGAAATCCCTTATGAAAACTCTATGTCTAAAGAGAGAGTTAACTATGCAACACAAAAACCTATTGCCTTACTGGAAAGGATTATAAAATCATCCTCAAAAGAGGGCGACCTGATTTGCGACTTCTTTGGTGGTAGCGGCACAACGGCTTCTGTTGCTGAACGACTTAATAGAAGATGGGTAACTGGTGACATTGGTAAGCCTGCTTCATTAGTGATGCGCAAGCGCTTTATTGATCAGGAAGTGAAGCCATTCTTATATCAGAGTATTGGTGACTATCAGAAGGAAGCATTCAAGAATAACAAACGCTATAAGCATGTGGGCGACTTGAGTCAAGTGGTGTTGGGACTATATGGCGCTCTTCCCTTTACTCCTGAGCAGACGAACGACAGGAACTTCGGATATATAAAAGGTACGCGAACATTAGTAATGGTAGATTCGCCTAATCGTTTGACGACAGCGGCAACTATCCGCAAAGCAGTAGAAGCGAAGGCAAGTCTGCTTGGTGGTGATTGGGAAAAGGTGGTAGTGCTTGGATGGAACTTCGCCTTTGATATTTCACAAGCTATTCAGAAGTATGAGAACTCGAAGGTGGAGGTATTGGTGATTCCACCAGACTTATTGGATAAGTTAGCAAAGAAAGGCTATAAGAAACTTGTTGACGATAGGTCTGTGCGCTTCTCGTCACTTCAATATTTGGTAGCAAAACCTGTAAATGTAACTTCGCAGGGAGAGAATGATGAACTTGATATAGAGTTGGAGAATTACGTGTTGCTTTCACCTGATAATATTCCATTGGATGATAAGGACAAGGAGAAGCTGCAACAGGTGTTGGAGCAAGATCCATTGTCGTTGATAGAATACTGGAGCATTGACCCAGACTATGATGGTGTGACATTCCGTTCTACATGGCAGGACTACAGGGAGAATATGGAGAATGACAACGACCCACTTCATTGTGTCTATAAGACTCGTCTGAGAGTTCCGCACAAGGATAGTAGACAAGTTTGTATCAAGGCAGTAGATGTATTTGGTTTTGAGAGTCAAGTGGTTGAAAGCGTATGA
- a CDS encoding glycoside hydrolase family 98 domain-containing protein, with protein sequence MIRKIYFSLLAALLMFSVQTASAQQRRPIDSQHPLWMIHIDVWNSADPQKIIDLIPANVRPYVCMNLSLSCQFDAWKDEKDHSKGPGTQMYRMPRNAVRTYKSWATVCQQNNMWFSCQPASGGHTHIQDTDMETFEYFFKTFPNFLGWNYAEQFWAFGDAGDMSSMTAASRWALFARLVEMSHKYGGFLTVSWCGGDWHMSTNPMGELKADKNFLEACKKYPEAILFLYKYTHASSFYNNESICWGPFISGLTTNYGVRYDNCGWNDTTSKLVGENQCKYPGSAGIGTVMEQTCVNGGAVWDGPELIWTEDFKNMNNSTVDGYTRRNWGLFDNFKGIWINMWQRIINGQMYIPTREEVLEKTKIVVINDLKSGYESYTSWDDLYNGVYLQTDPFNQKKESRHNYGQWYNNLCYFKSTGRYGAIPVVIDLYDDAAKAIPVQVKRSNYTSRWGTQSKKQADFNEQYPEVSTGDLYVNRYRNQLVTYTPYSYLNVKKSAEATIPLKYNTCESLKLHYAKLSSGIIREYDDHINVYLNNYRSDSTAAQTDTILITGVTSTPKNEVSKYSTGAQGQTSTVTANYDADNQTYKLAVKHMGPVYIKITCSGAATDRLTDLLPDSKLETPKQPEPYRGPIIIEAENMDYKSVDVKLTHSGWWAQEYKDFAAMGFVEMPANTNAALRHQLKLEEAGDYNIIVRYCNSSKKANLKAIVNGTSQALPIEKVSINQWSDAVIPVTLKAGTNDFVIQNPNSIKLTIDQIIYMPADTPKEKFKVTVREADFGNVVADCDSAIVGQTVHLTITPDPLYDIKALRVVNSVYFTQGKYIPVTAGSKEVSFVMPDENVTIQPIFYDISAVYELDFTEVQGGELPIGWRTTDGNDVRNYPTSNGSGPRTFADLTGYQGKALYWRNTSAEYGRLTDYKLYLEPGQYQLTYVMAAWKGTPTYQVRIINSNNSTIKGSASTTATPNINGNFAGNISSAARKTLDFNVTAAGNYVIQFKTMNSGSGEFLLAECRLRNMTIVNGITTHHADSPLQKGIYAPSGVRRETLQPGLNIVVGDDGKTKKVFVR encoded by the coding sequence ATGATTAGAAAGATTTACTTTAGTTTGCTCGCTGCCCTGCTCATGTTCTCTGTGCAGACAGCGTCAGCCCAGCAGCGTCGTCCCATTGACAGTCAGCATCCTTTGTGGATGATACACATCGACGTGTGGAACAGCGCAGACCCACAGAAGATCATTGACTTGATTCCTGCAAACGTAAGACCCTATGTCTGTATGAACCTGTCGCTGTCGTGCCAGTTTGATGCTTGGAAGGACGAGAAAGACCACTCCAAAGGCCCAGGCACTCAGATGTACAGAATGCCTCGTAATGCTGTGCGCACCTACAAGTCATGGGCAACAGTGTGTCAGCAGAACAATATGTGGTTCTCATGCCAGCCGGCTTCTGGCGGACATACCCATATTCAGGATACTGACATGGAGACCTTCGAGTATTTCTTCAAGACCTTCCCTAACTTCCTTGGTTGGAACTATGCCGAGCAGTTCTGGGCTTTCGGCGATGCCGGCGACATGAGCTCTATGACTGCAGCCAGCCGTTGGGCGCTATTCGCAAGGCTCGTTGAGATGTCTCACAAGTATGGTGGCTTCCTAACAGTAAGCTGGTGTGGTGGCGACTGGCACATGAGCACCAACCCCATGGGCGAGCTGAAGGCCGACAAGAACTTCCTTGAGGCATGTAAGAAATATCCTGAGGCAATACTGTTCCTCTACAAGTACACTCACGCCAGCAGCTTCTATAACAATGAGAGCATCTGCTGGGGACCATTCATCTCTGGCCTGACCACTAACTATGGTGTACGCTATGACAACTGCGGATGGAACGACACCACATCTAAGCTCGTTGGCGAGAACCAGTGCAAGTATCCTGGCAGCGCCGGCATTGGTACCGTAATGGAGCAGACCTGCGTAAACGGCGGTGCTGTTTGGGACGGTCCTGAGCTCATTTGGACAGAGGACTTCAAGAACATGAACAACTCTACTGTTGACGGCTATACACGCCGCAACTGGGGCTTATTTGATAACTTCAAAGGCATTTGGATTAACATGTGGCAGAGAATCATCAATGGTCAGATGTACATCCCTACTCGTGAAGAGGTGCTTGAGAAGACAAAGATTGTTGTTATCAACGACCTTAAGAGTGGCTATGAGTCCTATACCTCTTGGGACGACCTCTACAATGGTGTCTATCTGCAGACCGACCCCTTCAACCAGAAGAAAGAGTCTCGTCATAACTACGGACAGTGGTACAACAACCTCTGCTACTTCAAGTCAACAGGCCGCTATGGTGCTATCCCAGTGGTTATAGACCTTTATGACGATGCCGCCAAGGCAATTCCTGTACAGGTGAAGCGCTCAAACTATACCTCTCGTTGGGGCACACAGTCAAAGAAACAGGCTGACTTCAACGAGCAGTATCCTGAGGTTTCAACGGGTGACCTCTATGTCAACCGCTATCGCAACCAGCTTGTTACCTACACTCCTTATTCTTATTTGAACGTTAAGAAGTCGGCTGAGGCAACTATTCCCCTGAAATACAATACCTGCGAATCGCTGAAACTACACTATGCGAAGCTTTCAAGTGGTATTATCCGCGAGTATGATGATCACATCAACGTCTATCTGAACAACTATCGTAGCGACTCTACTGCTGCTCAGACCGATACCATCTTGATTACTGGCGTTACATCAACACCTAAGAACGAAGTGTCTAAATACTCAACAGGTGCCCAGGGACAGACTTCCACAGTCACAGCCAACTATGATGCTGATAATCAGACATACAAGCTCGCAGTAAAGCACATGGGTCCTGTCTATATCAAGATTACCTGTAGTGGTGCTGCCACTGACCGTCTGACCGACCTGTTGCCAGACAGCAAGCTTGAGACTCCCAAACAGCCAGAGCCCTATCGTGGTCCTATCATCATCGAGGCTGAGAACATGGACTATAAGAGCGTGGATGTAAAGCTTACGCACTCAGGCTGGTGGGCACAGGAGTATAAGGACTTCGCCGCTATGGGCTTTGTCGAGATGCCTGCTAACACTAACGCTGCCCTGCGCCATCAGCTGAAGTTGGAAGAGGCTGGTGACTACAACATCATCGTGCGCTACTGCAACAGCAGCAAGAAAGCAAACCTGAAGGCTATCGTCAATGGCACTTCTCAGGCCTTGCCTATTGAGAAGGTCAGCATCAACCAATGGAGCGATGCTGTGATACCTGTAACACTGAAGGCTGGAACTAACGATTTCGTTATCCAGAACCCCAATTCTATCAAGCTTACCATAGACCAGATCATCTATATGCCCGCTGATACTCCAAAGGAGAAGTTTAAGGTAACTGTGCGTGAGGCCGACTTCGGCAATGTTGTTGCCGACTGCGATTCAGCTATTGTAGGACAGACCGTACATCTCACCATCACTCCTGATCCTCTATATGACATCAAGGCGCTGCGTGTAGTCAACTCGGTATATTTCACCCAAGGTAAGTACATCCCTGTGACAGCAGGTTCAAAGGAAGTATCGTTTGTCATGCCCGATGAGAACGTGACCATCCAGCCAATATTCTATGACATCTCTGCTGTCTATGAGCTCGACTTCACTGAGGTTCAGGGCGGTGAGCTGCCTATAGGATGGCGTACCACCGATGGAAATGATGTGCGTAACTATCCTACGTCAAACGGTAGTGGTCCTCGCACCTTTGCTGATCTTACAGGTTACCAGGGCAAGGCACTCTATTGGCGTAATACCAGTGCCGAGTATGGCCGTCTGACAGATTATAAGCTCTATCTTGAGCCAGGCCAGTATCAGCTCACCTATGTCATGGCTGCATGGAAGGGAACGCCAACCTATCAGGTGAGAATTATTAACAGCAACAACAGTACTATCAAGGGTTCAGCATCAACGACAGCAACACCAAACATAAACGGTAACTTTGCAGGTAACATATCGTCGGCAGCGCGCAAGACGTTGGATTTCAACGTGACTGCAGCAGGCAACTACGTCATACAGTTCAAGACCATGAATAGTGGCAGTGGCGAGTTCCTCCTCGCTGAGTGTCGCCTGAGAAACATGACTATTGTCAACGGTATCACCACACACCATGCTGACAGCCCATTGCAGAAGGGCATCTATGCTCCTTCAGGCGTTCGTCGCGAGACACTGCAGCCTGGCTTGAACATCGTTGTTGGCGATGATGGAAAGACAAAGAAGGTATTTGTAAGATAG
- a CDS encoding tetratricopeptide repeat protein gives MKTGDDYFDSKEFQELLETYEKAVNAGQPVFMDAEELAEIADYYQMQGHLEEAEKTIQLALSLAPGAIAPLTYRIHEALYNGDTKAAWDYLGQIIETDEPDYIYDRGEIMIVEGRIDEADSYFREELKNVPQEEYQDYVIDVASIYSDYNFSDKAMEWMTLAKQEESPDFKELMARTLFGLGKYKASEKLFNELIDTDPFQKRYWNALASAQFMNEDYSSAIESSEYAIAIDPEDPDGIIAKAHGLFRLNNYEKAIEYYDRYLERVPDDIYVMLNKSSCYLSLSNDEKAIETLLHALETAGEDSPYLTDIYQELAFVYSDRGETDLALDYLNKTDVLDCDHVQIKVIKGHVLLAGDRLEEAQKMFRKAVLESNGSTPILLRIIVSLYDNKYIEGAYHMLQKFFSIVDEKNNEGYAYMALCCHDLKRDEEFMRYLKMACEKNTAECRMVLAHLFPEDVKPEDYYNYLKTEMKK, from the coding sequence ATGAAGACTGGCGACGACTATTTTGACAGCAAGGAGTTTCAAGAGCTGCTTGAGACTTACGAGAAAGCCGTGAATGCGGGGCAACCCGTGTTCATGGATGCTGAAGAATTGGCCGAGATTGCCGACTACTACCAGATGCAGGGACATCTGGAAGAAGCAGAGAAAACTATCCAACTGGCTCTCAGTCTGGCTCCAGGAGCAATAGCTCCCCTCACCTACCGCATCCACGAAGCATTATATAACGGTGACACCAAGGCTGCATGGGACTACCTCGGACAGATTATTGAGACCGACGAACCCGATTACATCTACGACCGAGGGGAGATAATGATTGTCGAAGGGCGCATAGACGAGGCCGACAGCTACTTCCGCGAAGAGCTGAAAAATGTTCCTCAGGAAGAGTATCAGGACTATGTCATCGACGTTGCCAGCATCTACTCAGACTACAACTTCAGCGACAAGGCCATGGAATGGATGACGCTTGCAAAGCAAGAGGAAAGTCCTGACTTCAAGGAGCTGATGGCTCGCACGCTCTTCGGACTGGGCAAATACAAGGCATCGGAGAAGCTTTTCAACGAACTCATAGACACCGACCCATTTCAGAAACGCTATTGGAACGCTTTGGCTTCGGCACAGTTCATGAACGAAGACTACTCCAGCGCAATAGAAAGCAGCGAATATGCCATTGCCATTGACCCCGAAGATCCCGATGGAATCATAGCAAAAGCGCACGGACTGTTCAGGCTGAACAACTACGAGAAAGCTATTGAATACTATGACCGATACCTCGAGCGAGTTCCAGATGACATTTATGTCATGTTAAACAAAAGTTCTTGCTACCTGAGTCTCAGTAATGACGAGAAGGCTATAGAAACACTTCTCCATGCACTGGAGACTGCTGGCGAAGACTCACCTTATCTTACAGACATATACCAAGAACTGGCATTTGTCTATAGCGACAGAGGAGAGACCGACCTGGCTCTCGACTATCTGAACAAGACCGACGTGCTCGACTGCGACCATGTCCAGATAAAGGTTATCAAAGGGCACGTCCTGCTCGCTGGCGACCGTCTGGAAGAGGCACAGAAGATGTTTCGTAAAGCTGTTCTGGAAAGCAACGGCTCCACCCCTATCCTACTGCGCATAATCGTTTCACTTTACGACAATAAATACATTGAAGGAGCATATCACATGCTGCAGAAGTTTTTCTCAATAGTCGATGAGAAAAACAATGAAGGCTATGCCTACATGGCATTATGCTGTCACGACTTGAAACGAGACGAGGAATTCATGCGTTATCTGAAGATGGCATGTGAGAAGAACACTGCTGAATGCCGCATGGTGCTAGCACACCTATTTCCAGAGGATGTCAAGCCCGAAGATTATTATAATTATCTAAAAACAGAAATGAAGAAATGA